In Sphingomonas sp. KC8, the sequence CCCGCCGGGGCCTTCACCGGGTCGGCCGCAGCCGGGATGGAATCGCGATAGGTGGCGCCGATCTTTCCGGCAAAGGGCTGTGGCGGCCTGGGCAGCACGACTTCGCCGGTCGCAACCTCGGATTGCGCCCATGCACTGCCGGCAAAGCCACTGGTCAGCGCGATGGCCGCGACCGCCCCAAGAAAACGCCGCTTTTCGTAAAAATGCTTCGCCATTCGATCCTCATCCCGCTGGTTGATATTTTTCAACCTTCATGCTGGTTGGTTTTGTCGATGAAGCCCCGATTCCTGTCAACCGGTTCCGCCCACCCCTTTTGTCGTAACCACAAAAAAGCGCGCCCGGCCTATGCCGAGCGCGCCTTCTTGTTCAGATCAGCAAGCCATTGGTGGCATGGCTTCCTGTCCGCAAAATTCAATCGTTTTCATAGGCCGGATAATCGCTGTAACCAGCCTCGCCACCGGCATAGACGGTCGCCAGATCGAACTTGGCCAGCGGTGCGCCGGCTTTCCACCGCGCCACCAGATCGGGGTTGGCGATGAAGGGACGCCCGAACGAAATCGCATCGGCCACATTGTCGGCCAGCAGTTCCTGCGCCTTTTCGTAGGTGATGCTTTCGTTCAGGATCAGCTTGCCCGACCAGTGTTGCTTGGCCAGCGCGCGGCTGTCGACCTGCGGGTTGGCGACTTCGATCAGGTGCAGATAGGCCAGCCCCTTGGGTGCCAGCGCATCCAGCAATGCGCCATAGGTTTCGGCCGGATTGTCATCATGGATGTCGTTGAACGGATTGCCCGGGCAGATGCGGAAACCCACCCGGCCAGCCCCGCCGGCCGCCACCATCGCGTCGATCGCCTCGACGACGAAACGGATGCGGTTGGCGGCGCTGCCGCCATATTGGTCGGTCCGCTGGTTGCTGTTCGACGACAGGAACTGCGCGGGCAGATAACCGCTGGTGCAGTGCAGTTCCACACCATCGAAGCCGGCGGCCAGCGCGTTGGTGGTGGCCTGGGCATATTCGGCGATGACCCCAGCGATCTCCGCCGTTTCCAGCGCGCGCGGCGTATCGAGGTCCATCATGCCCTGTTCGGTATAGATCTGGCCCTTCGCCCGGATCGCCGACGGGGCCACGGTTTCGGCGCCCGGATCCTTGTTCAGGTGGCTGGCGACGCGGCCGACGTGCATCAGCTGCAGCACGATCCGGCCCCCTTCGGCATGCACCGCGTCCGTCACCCGGCGCCATGCGGCCACCTGTTCTGCAGTGTGGATGCCCGGCGTGCGGCAATATCCCTTGCCGTTCAGGCTGGGCTGCGTGCCTTCGGCGATGATCAGGCCTGCCGTCGCGCGTTGCTGGTAATAAGCGACATGCAGATCGTTCGGCAGGTCGCCTTCGCCGGCGCGGCTGCGCGTCATCGGCGCCATGATCACGCGGTTGGACAATTCGATATCGCCAAGGACGACCGGATCGAAAAGATTTGGCATCGGAACTCCCGTAATATCGCGAACAGCATCTGCGGCCGGCCGGCACGAAGGCGCGCCCATCCCGTCAAAGCTGAAGTCCTCCCGGCAATGATCAGGACAAAACTGACTGGCAAGTCATTTTTTCTGCCGCCCGCATATCATGGGGGCGCGCCGCGCGCCGTCGGTGGTTGAAATCGCCCGCCGCGGCCCCATCTGCCGTCCCGGCCACGGGCGCGTGACGCGGCGGAACCTGTCCTTTCGACATGTCCGATTGAACCATTTCGTTCCGTCTGCGTCTTTACGCCCGATACAGCTTATGGATAACGCCCGCCGCATGCGCCCACCATCGTCCAGCCCGCCCCGGGCCGCCCTTACCCGCCGGCAGGCGCTGGCGGGCATAGCATCTGCCCCCATAATCCTCGCATTCGGTGGTGATGCCGTCGCCCGGACGGCCAAAAGCCAGCCCTTTTCATGGGACTGGCTGAAACAGGAAGCCGCCACCCGCGTCGCCACCGCCTGGCGGGCGCCCAAATCCGCCCCGCACGCCGCGGCGATCGATTATGACGAAGTCAACCGCATCAGCTTTCGCACCGATCACGCGCTGTGGCGCGGCGACGGGATCCGTGAAACCCGCTTCTTTCCGCTGCACCGCTTCGCCAACGTCCCCGTCGCGATCTCGCGCGTGGAAAACGGCCGGGCGGTGCCCGTCCCCTTCTCCCCCGCCATGTTCGATATCGCCCCCGACAAGCAGGGCCGGCGCTTCCCGATGGCCGAAGGCTTCGCCGGTTTTCGCCTGATGAACCCCGCCGGCCGGGGCGACTGGATCGCATTTCAGGGCGCATCCTATTTCCGGTCGGCCGGCGCGCTCGATCAATATGGCCTGTCCGCGCGCGGCCTCGCGATCGACACCGGGATCCCCGGGCGCGAGGAATTTCCCGTCTTCACCCGTTTCTGGCTGGAAGCCGGCCCCGGCGACAGCCTCACGGTCTACGCCTATCTCGATGGTCCCAGCGTCACCGGCGCCTTCCGCTTCGTCAATCGCCAGACGAAGGACGGCCCCGTCCAGGATGTCAGCGCGTCGATCCACCTGCGCCGCGACGTCGAACGGCTCGGCCTCGCGCCCCTCACCAGCATGTTCTGGTACGGCGAAGGCAATCGCGCCGCCGCGATCGACTGGCGACCGGAAATCCACGATTCCGATGGCCTGGCGATCCACACCGGATCGGGCGAACGGATCTGGCGTCCGCTCGATAACCCGGCGAACCCCACCACCAACACCTATCTCGATCAGGCGCCGCGCGGCTTCGGCCTGCTGCAACGCGATCGCGCCTTCGATCATTATCAGGATGACGGCGCTTTCTACGAAAAGCGGCCGAACCTGTGGGTGGAACCGATCGGCGATTGGGGTGCCGGCGCGGTGATGCTGTATGAAATCCCCACCCGGCGCGAGATCGAAGACAATATCGTCGCCTTCTGGACGCCGGCCGCCCCCGCCAAAGAGGGGCAGCATTTCGATATCGCCTATCGCCTCCACTGGAGCGGGGTGGACCCTGCCCCCGCCAGCCTCGCCCGCGCGGTCGATTGCTGGACCGGCGTCGCCGGGCGCCCGGGACATGATCCGACGCCAGGCGCGCGCCGCCTTGTCGCCGATTTTGCGGGCGACAATCTGGCCGGGCTGGATCGTACCAGCGGCGTCGATGCCGTGGTTTCGGTCGACAACGGAACGATCCTGGCAACCCACGCCTATCCGGTTGTCGGCATGCCGTCGCGCTGGCGCCTCATCGTCGATGTCGCCCAGCTGGACGCCCGACCGAGTGATTTACGGGCTTATCTGAAGCGCGGGGGCGATGCACTGAGCGAGACGCTCCTGTATCTGCTCCCATAGGCCCGCGTGAACCGCTTGTGCTTCAACAGGTTAAAGCGAACCCGAAATGATCGCCGCCAACAGGGCACATCTTTCGCGACGACCGCCAGCTGGATGATTTGACAGCAGTGTATCTGAAACAATCTCTGGAACAGCCTGTCGCCCGTTATGCGGAAAGCACCGCTTATGGGCCTTTGCTGCCGCGTGAAGCCCCGCTGGCGATGCCGGAACAATCGCTGGGCGCTGCCCGCGATTTCGATCAGTTCGCGCCCCCGCCCACCGCCATCCGGATGCACGGGCTGTTTGAGCGTCGCCTGTTTCTGGTGATCGGCAGCTTCCTGCTCGGCGTCGCCGCCATGCTGGAAATGATGCGCCCGTTCGCGGCCGACGGCATCGGCCTGTTCGATATCGTCCTGTCGCTCCTGTTCCTCAGCCTGTTCAGCTGGATCACCTTTGGCTTTCTGAACGCGCTGGCCGGTTTCTTCGTGCTGCTGGGCAATGGCCCCGGCCTGTCGCGCTGGTTCACCCGGCTGCGCCTGCCGCACCGGCGAACGGCGGTGCTGATGCCGATCTATAACGAAGAAACCGCCGCCGTTTTCGGCCGGATTTCGCAGATGAGCGCGTCGATCGCCGCGATCGGCGGACAGGATCTGTTCGATATCTTCGTGCTCAGCGATTCCCGCGCCGATATGGAACCGCAGGAACTGGCCGCGCTGCACGACGTGCGCATGATCAGCCCGGTCCGCATCTTCTATCGCCGCCGTACCGAAAATATCGCCCGCAAGCCGGGCAACATCGCCGATTGGGTCCGCCGGTTCGGCGCGGCCTATGAAAACATGATCGTCCTCGACGCCGATAGCCTGATGAGCGGCCCGGCGATGGCGCTGCTGGCATCGGCGATGGAAGAACGCCCCGGCGTCGGCCTGATCCAGACGATCCCCACGGTCGTCAACGCGCGGACCTTCTTTGCCCGCTGGCACCAGTTCGCCGCCACCGCTTATGGCCCGGCCGCTTCGGCGGGCCTGCAATGGTGGTCCGGCACCGAAGCCACCTTCTGGGGCCACAACGCCATCGTCCGCGTCCGTGCCTTTGCCGATAGCTGCGGCCTGCCCCGCCTGTCCGGGCCGGAACCGTTCGGCGGCCATGTGCTCAGCCATGATATGGTTGAAGCCGCCCTGCTGCGCCGCAACGGCTGGTCGGTCCACATGGTATCCCTGCCCGAAGGCAGCCATGAGGAATTTCCCCCCACGGTGGCCGATCATTCGGTGCGCGATCGCCGCTGGTGCCAGGGCAACCTCCAGCATGTCCGCTTGCTGGCGACGCGTGGCTTCCATTGGATCAACCGGCTGCAACTGCTGATGGGCGCATCGGCCTATCTGACCTCGCCTTTGTGGATGCTGATGTTGATGCTGGGCATGGTTGCATCGCTGGAAGGCACCAATCCGGCCTTTTCCGCCCCACCGGCGCCTTGGCTGATCGCGCTTACCATCATGCTGCTGCTGGGGCCGAAGGTGATCGCCTTGCTGTGGCTTACCGTCGATGAACGGCTGCGCCAGTCGCTCGGCGGCGGGCGCAAGCTGGCCGCCACCGTCGCGATCGAAATTCCGCTGTCGATGCTGATGGCGCCGATCACCATGGTCAACCAGACGATGGCGATCCTCGATATCCTGCGCGGGCGGCCCGTGGGCTGGGTGCCGCAGCGCCGCGATGCCGATGGCATGGTGCTGAAGGACGCGCTTATCCTGTGCCGCCTGCACGTCGCCATCGGCGCGGTGTTGCTGATCCCCTTCTTCATCGGCGCCGGCGGCGCGATCTGGACGGTGCCCGTCGCCATCGGCCTCGTCCTGTCGCCTTTCACCGCGATGCTCACCTCGCGGATCGACATTGGCGACTGGTTTGCCGGCAAGGGGCTGTTCGCCGTCTGGAACGGCCCGGCCACGTCCGTGAACGCGGTGTATCCCGCCGGCAAGGCGGCCATGGAACTGGCGTTCATGCGCCGCGCGGCTGGCCCGGCCACCCGTCCCTGACGGCAATCGCCATTCCGGGGTTGCCTTCCACGCCCGTCTGACGGCATAGGCGCCGGCCCGACGCGATCCAGCCACCAGAGCCGGGCGTCGCCACCTTCCTCGGAGACCATCATGTCGGCATCCCCCGGCCCGCGCGCGCTTGGGCTAGATTTCGGGACCACCAACAGCGTCGTTGCGCTGGCGAACGGTGGCGCCGAACCCGAACTCATCGAATTTTCGGGCGAACATGCCGATGGCGCGGTGTTCCGCACGGCCCTGTGCTTCTGGCAGGATGATGGCGGCCGCCGCGATCTCGCGGTCGAAGCCGGTCCCTGGGCGATCGCCGAATATATCGAATATCCCGAAGCCAGCCGCTTCATCCAGTCGTTCAAATCGGTCGCCGCCAGCGCCAGCTTCGAAACCGCATCCGTATTCGAAAAGCGGTTCCGCTTCGAAGAACTGGGCGGCTTCTTTCTCGACAAGCTGGTCGGCCATGCGAACGGCGCGCTTGCCGATCGGCCCGAACGGATCGTCGTCGGCCGGCCCGTGGAATATGCCGGCAGCCGGCCCGATCCGGTGCTTGCCCGCCAACGTTATGACGCGATGTTCAAGGATTTCGGCACCGACATCCATTATGTCTATGAACCGATCGGGGCTGCGTTCAGCTACGCCTCGCGCCTCACGAAACCCGCCACCATCCTCGTTGCCGATTTCGGCGGCGGCACCAGCGATTTCTCGGTCGTCCAGGTGGCCGAACCGGGGGCTGCCCGCCGCTGCACCCCGCTCGGCTCCGCCGGTATCGGCTTGGCCGGCGATCGCTTCGATTATCGCATCGTCGACAAATTGGTGCTCCCCATGCTCGGCAAGGGCACCGCGTACAAATCGTTCGACAAGGAACTGGAAATCCCGCGCAGCTATTTCGCCGATTTCGCCGATTGGTCGCGCCTCGCGCTGATGCGCAACCGGCGCACGATCGACGAACTCAACCGGCTGAAGAAAAGCGCGGTCGATGCCGACGCCATCGGCCGGATGATCGCGGTGATCGAAAACGAACTCGGCTATGCGCTGTACGACGCCGTCGGCCAGTTGAAGCGCACGCTATCCACCACCGACACCGCCCATTTCCATTTCGACGGCGGCGGCCTGTCGATCGAGGCGGATGTCACCCGCGCCGATTTCGAAGGCTGGATCGCCGACGATATCGCCCAGATCGAAGCCACCGTCGATCGTGCCCTCGCCTCCGCCGGCGTTGCGCCCGGTGCCATCGACCGCGTGTTCCTCACCGGCGGCTCGTCGCTCATCCCCGCCATCCGCCAGATCTTCGCCAGCCGCTTCGGCGACGACCGCATCTCCTCTGGCGGCGAACTCACCTCCATCGCCCACGGCCTCGCCATGATCGGCCAGCAGGACGACATCGCCGCATGGGCGAGTTGAGGGACGGGAGCGTATGAAAGCGGACTGTCGAGACACGCCGACATTGCACCCCGCGCGTGCGCTTTCGCTTTCCACCTCAACCGTCATCCCCGCGAAGGCGGGGATCCATTGTGTCGGGAGTGAGAAACTCCTTCGGGCCCATTGCCGTCCATGGATCCCCGCTTTCGCGGGGATGAAGACATTTTGCAGTCGCCGTGGAATAAATCCGGACTGTCACGACCCACCGGCAAAGTGTCCGTTCGTTAAATCTCGTCGTCACCCCGGGCTTGACCCGGGGTCCCGCTTTGACGGTGGCGTCAGGCAAGGTGCGGATAGAGATCGAGCCACTCGGGATTACCACGCTCGATCAACGCGAATTTCCATTCGCGCCGCCAGCGCTTCAGGCGCTTTTCCTGTGCGATACCATCGATGATGGAGGCCACCTGTTCGGCCAACACAAGCCTGTCCAGCCGATAACGCCGGCAGAAATCCGACCCATCACCTGTGCGGTGCTGGTGAATGCGTGCCGCCAGATGCGATGTCACGCCCACATATATGGTGCCCCGATAGCGATCGGCCATGATGTAGACCCAGCCGCCTTGCCGATCCCGTTCCATGACAGCAGAACAGAAGAAGCGGGACCGCGGGTCAAGCCCGGGGTGACGGGGGAAGGATGTCAGCTTCCCCCGACAAAATTGCCGTTCCGCATACTCAGCACATCGTCCGAGAGCGGCCATTCCATTGGCTGGCCCGATCGATGCGTTCACCTCACCAAGCAAAATCAGGCCGAAGCTGACAGCGCCTCCACGCCCCGAAATATCTTCCCCGGATTCATGATGTTCTGCGGGTCGAGCGCCATCTTAACGGCCTTCATCAGGTCCACCGCCTCGCCCAGTTCGGCTTCCAGCCAGTCGATCTTG encodes:
- a CDS encoding alkene reductase — protein: MPNLFDPVVLGDIELSNRVIMAPMTRSRAGEGDLPNDLHVAYYQQRATAGLIIAEGTQPSLNGKGYCRTPGIHTAEQVAAWRRVTDAVHAEGGRIVLQLMHVGRVASHLNKDPGAETVAPSAIRAKGQIYTEQGMMDLDTPRALETAEIAGVIAEYAQATTNALAAGFDGVELHCTSGYLPAQFLSSNSNQRTDQYGGSAANRIRFVVEAIDAMVAAGGAGRVGFRICPGNPFNDIHDDNPAETYGALLDALAPKGLAYLHLIEVANPQVDSRALAKQHWSGKLILNESITYEKAQELLADNVADAISFGRPFIANPDLVARWKAGAPLAKFDLATVYAGGEAGYSDYPAYEND
- a CDS encoding glucan biosynthesis protein yields the protein MRPPSSSPPRAALTRRQALAGIASAPIILAFGGDAVARTAKSQPFSWDWLKQEAATRVATAWRAPKSAPHAAAIDYDEVNRISFRTDHALWRGDGIRETRFFPLHRFANVPVAISRVENGRAVPVPFSPAMFDIAPDKQGRRFPMAEGFAGFRLMNPAGRGDWIAFQGASYFRSAGALDQYGLSARGLAIDTGIPGREEFPVFTRFWLEAGPGDSLTVYAYLDGPSVTGAFRFVNRQTKDGPVQDVSASIHLRRDVERLGLAPLTSMFWYGEGNRAAAIDWRPEIHDSDGLAIHTGSGERIWRPLDNPANPTTNTYLDQAPRGFGLLQRDRAFDHYQDDGAFYEKRPNLWVEPIGDWGAGAVMLYEIPTRREIEDNIVAFWTPAAPAKEGQHFDIAYRLHWSGVDPAPASLARAVDCWTGVAGRPGHDPTPGARRLVADFAGDNLAGLDRTSGVDAVVSVDNGTILATHAYPVVGMPSRWRLIVDVAQLDARPSDLRAYLKRGGDALSETLLYLLP
- the mdoH gene encoding glucans biosynthesis glucosyltransferase MdoH, whose amino-acid sequence is MYLKQSLEQPVARYAESTAYGPLLPREAPLAMPEQSLGAARDFDQFAPPPTAIRMHGLFERRLFLVIGSFLLGVAAMLEMMRPFAADGIGLFDIVLSLLFLSLFSWITFGFLNALAGFFVLLGNGPGLSRWFTRLRLPHRRTAVLMPIYNEETAAVFGRISQMSASIAAIGGQDLFDIFVLSDSRADMEPQELAALHDVRMISPVRIFYRRRTENIARKPGNIADWVRRFGAAYENMIVLDADSLMSGPAMALLASAMEERPGVGLIQTIPTVVNARTFFARWHQFAATAYGPAASAGLQWWSGTEATFWGHNAIVRVRAFADSCGLPRLSGPEPFGGHVLSHDMVEAALLRRNGWSVHMVSLPEGSHEEFPPTVADHSVRDRRWCQGNLQHVRLLATRGFHWINRLQLLMGASAYLTSPLWMLMLMLGMVASLEGTNPAFSAPPAPWLIALTIMLLLGPKVIALLWLTVDERLRQSLGGGRKLAATVAIEIPLSMLMAPITMVNQTMAILDILRGRPVGWVPQRRDADGMVLKDALILCRLHVAIGAVLLIPFFIGAGGAIWTVPVAIGLVLSPFTAMLTSRIDIGDWFAGKGLFAVWNGPATSVNAVYPAGKAAMELAFMRRAAGPATRP
- a CDS encoding Hsp70 family protein codes for the protein MSASPGPRALGLDFGTTNSVVALANGGAEPELIEFSGEHADGAVFRTALCFWQDDGGRRDLAVEAGPWAIAEYIEYPEASRFIQSFKSVAASASFETASVFEKRFRFEELGGFFLDKLVGHANGALADRPERIVVGRPVEYAGSRPDPVLARQRYDAMFKDFGTDIHYVYEPIGAAFSYASRLTKPATILVADFGGGTSDFSVVQVAEPGAARRCTPLGSAGIGLAGDRFDYRIVDKLVLPMLGKGTAYKSFDKELEIPRSYFADFADWSRLALMRNRRTIDELNRLKKSAVDADAIGRMIAVIENELGYALYDAVGQLKRTLSTTDTAHFHFDGGGLSIEADVTRADFEGWIADDIAQIEATVDRALASAGVAPGAIDRVFLTGGSSLIPAIRQIFASRFGDDRISSGGELTSIAHGLAMIGQQDDIAAWAS
- a CDS encoding GIY-YIG nuclease family protein, whose translation is MERDRQGGWVYIMADRYRGTIYVGVTSHLAARIHQHRTGDGSDFCRRYRLDRLVLAEQVASIIDGIAQEKRLKRWRREWKFALIERGNPEWLDLYPHLA